One window from the genome of Mycolicibacterium gadium encodes:
- a CDS encoding ABC transporter permease codes for MTRFVTHPIVRFLARRLAYSAVVLLGVLIVVFALVHLVPGDPVRIALGTRYSPQAYEALRSASGLDKPIVEQFFGYVGSALTGDLGVSFRNGDPVTVILLERLPATVSLAVVGIVIALLIALPAGIWSALHEGRVSDAIIRVASQFGVSVPDFWMGILLIALFATTLGWLPTSGYQPLLDDPGGWLRHIVLPALTVGLVAGAIMTRYVRSAVLEVASMGYVRTARSKGLSPRVVTFRHTVRNALIPVLTITGIQLATILGGVIVVEVVFAWPGLGRLVYNAVATRDYAVIQGAVLLIAALFLLINLIVDALYAVVDPRIRLS; via the coding sequence GTGACCCGCTTCGTGACTCATCCGATCGTGCGTTTCCTGGCGCGCCGGCTGGCCTACTCGGCGGTCGTCCTGCTCGGCGTGCTGATCGTGGTCTTCGCGTTGGTGCACCTCGTACCTGGAGACCCGGTGCGTATCGCGTTGGGCACGCGCTACAGCCCGCAGGCGTACGAGGCCTTACGGTCGGCGAGCGGTCTCGACAAGCCCATCGTCGAACAATTCTTCGGCTACGTCGGTTCGGCGCTGACCGGAGACCTCGGCGTGAGCTTCCGCAACGGCGACCCGGTGACGGTGATCCTGTTGGAGCGACTGCCCGCGACGGTATCGCTCGCCGTGGTCGGCATCGTCATCGCGCTTTTGATCGCACTGCCGGCGGGCATCTGGTCGGCACTGCACGAGGGTCGCGTCAGCGACGCGATCATCCGGGTCGCCAGCCAGTTCGGAGTGTCGGTGCCGGACTTCTGGATGGGCATCCTGCTGATCGCGCTGTTCGCGACGACGCTCGGCTGGCTTCCGACGTCGGGGTACCAACCGCTGCTGGACGATCCGGGTGGCTGGCTTCGCCACATCGTGCTGCCCGCGCTGACGGTGGGGCTGGTCGCCGGCGCGATCATGACCCGGTATGTGCGCTCGGCGGTGCTGGAGGTCGCGTCGATGGGATACGTCCGCACCGCGAGGTCGAAGGGTCTGTCGCCGCGGGTCGTGACGTTTCGGCACACCGTGCGCAACGCGCTCATCCCGGTGCTGACGATCACCGGCATCCAGCTCGCGACGATCCTCGGCGGCGTCATCGTCGTCGAGGTGGTGTTTGCGTGGCCCGGCCTTGGCCGCCTCGTGTACAACGCGGTGGCGACTCGCGACTACGCCGTGATTCAAGGCGCGGTGCTGCTCATCGCCGCGCTGTTCCTGCTCATCAACCTGATCGTCGACGCGCTGTACGCGGTCGTCGACCCGAGGATCCGGCTGTCATGA
- a CDS encoding SDR family NAD(P)-dependent oxidoreductase, giving the protein MTQLSDKVALITGVSSGLGAVVAQVFAERGAKVFGIARRADEMATVFETVPGGKYASVDISSPEACRDAVAQTVEEFGRLDVLVNVAGFHQMRHTTTMTDEEWNRDLAVNLNGPFYLCRAALPHLLETGGNIVNVTSIAGVEGEVYSAGYCAAKHGLVGLTRALAVEYTKSNIRVNALCPGGMPTPQATEFTAPENADWDLIMRIASPRGFMEPSDVAKAIAFLASDDAAAIHGAVYRIDNGKGAG; this is encoded by the coding sequence ATGACTCAGCTCAGCGACAAGGTCGCATTGATCACCGGCGTCTCGTCCGGATTGGGCGCCGTCGTGGCGCAGGTCTTCGCGGAGCGGGGGGCGAAAGTCTTCGGCATCGCGCGCCGGGCGGACGAGATGGCGACGGTGTTCGAGACGGTGCCCGGCGGCAAGTATGCGTCGGTCGACATTTCGTCACCGGAAGCCTGCCGGGATGCCGTGGCGCAGACCGTCGAGGAGTTCGGCCGGCTCGACGTGCTGGTGAATGTCGCGGGCTTCCACCAGATGCGGCACACGACGACAATGACCGACGAGGAGTGGAACCGCGATCTCGCAGTGAACCTGAACGGGCCGTTCTACCTGTGCCGCGCGGCGCTGCCCCACCTTTTGGAGACCGGCGGCAACATCGTCAACGTCACGTCCATCGCCGGCGTGGAGGGCGAGGTCTACTCCGCCGGCTACTGCGCGGCCAAGCACGGACTGGTCGGGCTGACCCGTGCGCTGGCCGTCGAGTACACCAAATCGAACATCCGGGTCAACGCGCTCTGCCCGGGCGGCATGCCGACCCCGCAGGCGACGGAGTTCACCGCGCCCGAGAACGCCGACTGGGATCTGATCATGCGCATCGCGTCCCCGCGCGGCTTCATGGAACCTTCCGACGTCGCGAAGGCGATCGCGTTCCTCGCCAGTGACGACGCCGCCGCCATCCACGGTGCGGTGTACCGGATCGACAACGGAAAGGGCGCCGGCTGA
- a CDS encoding 3-oxoacyl-ACP reductase family protein, giving the protein MTTASGSVKPLAGRRALVTGASRGIGAEIVRRLTADGAAVAFTYGASKAEAEKLAAEVAADGATVVAIQADAADPEQVTRSVEETVAGLGGLDILVNNAGIAFLGDAATFPLEQFDKLVAVNIRGMFVAIQAALSHLGEGGRIINIGSINADQVPGPGLAVYAMTKAAVAGLTRGLARDLGPSGITVNNVQPGPINTDMNPDQGEFAEMAKKVMAGGRYGQPSDVAGVVAYLAGPDTGYITGAHWNVDGGFTV; this is encoded by the coding sequence ATGACAACAGCAAGCGGAAGCGTCAAGCCACTCGCGGGACGACGGGCACTGGTCACCGGTGCGTCACGGGGAATCGGGGCCGAGATCGTGCGTCGGCTCACTGCCGATGGTGCCGCGGTCGCATTCACCTATGGCGCCTCCAAAGCCGAAGCCGAGAAGCTCGCCGCCGAAGTCGCCGCCGACGGTGCGACGGTCGTGGCCATCCAGGCCGACGCCGCCGACCCCGAGCAGGTGACTCGTTCGGTCGAGGAAACCGTCGCCGGACTCGGTGGCCTCGACATCCTGGTCAACAACGCGGGCATCGCGTTCCTCGGCGACGCGGCGACATTTCCGCTCGAGCAGTTCGACAAGCTGGTCGCGGTCAACATCCGCGGCATGTTCGTCGCGATCCAGGCCGCGCTCTCGCATCTCGGCGAGGGCGGTCGCATCATCAACATCGGCAGCATCAACGCCGACCAAGTCCCGGGACCCGGCCTGGCCGTGTACGCGATGACGAAGGCCGCCGTCGCGGGACTGACCCGCGGCCTGGCTCGCGACCTGGGACCCAGCGGCATCACCGTCAACAATGTCCAGCCGGGACCGATCAACACCGACATGAACCCGGACCAAGGCGAATTCGCCGAAATGGCAAAGAAAGTCATGGCCGGCGGGCGCTACGGTCAGCCGAGCGATGTCGCAGGTGTGGTCGCCTACCTGGCGGGCCCCGACACCGGCTACATCACGGGCGCACACTGGAACGTCGACGGCGGATTCACCGTCTAG
- a CDS encoding ABC transporter ATP-binding protein, whose translation MSDPTLTVRDLRVRIGRREIVHGISFDVAPGQTLGIVGESGSGKTMSVLAATGLLDAPGASVSGTSTLTGDVELVGASDRLLRSVHGGRIGFVFQDPGTSLNPLLTLERQITESLETHRRMTRRQARDRAIELLEAVGLPDPETRLHAYPHQLSGGQKQRVMVAIAMACDPELLVADEPTTALDVTTQAQIVELVRDLQRDFGTAVVWISHDLGVIGQIADEVTVLQDGYAVEQAPVLEVFDRPQHPYTRELLRARPVVGADGPPPPADDAETLLNVQGLDVRFEVNTPVGASVVQAVKGLSFAIRRGTTLGLVGESGSGKSTVAATLTGLVKPDAGTAKLGDSDIFGVRGSAEKALRRRISLVFQDPFSTLNPRSRVGTAIEEPLRVHRVVEGKRARRARVDELLELVGLPTSFASRYPHELSGGERQRVSIARALAGEPELLVLDEATASLDVSVQARVLDLLARLQQDLGLTYLFIAHDLAVVQQVSHDVLVLRGGEAVEYRSAAELFSAPEHDYTRKLLAAVPPERPRACT comes from the coding sequence GTGAGTGATCCGACCCTGACCGTGCGCGATCTACGGGTGCGCATCGGCAGACGCGAGATCGTGCACGGCATCTCATTTGACGTGGCACCCGGGCAGACGCTGGGCATCGTCGGCGAGTCCGGATCGGGCAAGACGATGTCGGTGCTCGCGGCGACCGGACTGCTGGACGCCCCTGGCGCCTCGGTGTCCGGTACGAGCACTCTGACCGGGGACGTCGAACTCGTCGGCGCATCTGATCGGCTGTTGCGCAGCGTGCACGGCGGCCGGATCGGCTTCGTCTTCCAGGATCCGGGCACGTCGCTCAATCCCCTGCTCACCCTCGAACGACAAATCACCGAATCCCTTGAGACACATCGTCGTATGACGCGCAGGCAGGCCCGTGACCGGGCCATCGAACTGCTGGAGGCGGTCGGACTGCCCGACCCCGAGACGCGTCTGCACGCCTACCCGCATCAGCTGTCCGGCGGACAGAAGCAGCGCGTGATGGTCGCGATCGCCATGGCGTGCGATCCAGAACTGTTGGTCGCCGACGAACCGACCACCGCATTGGACGTGACGACGCAGGCGCAGATCGTCGAGCTGGTGCGGGATCTGCAGCGCGACTTCGGCACCGCCGTAGTGTGGATCAGCCACGACCTCGGCGTGATCGGCCAGATCGCGGACGAGGTCACCGTGTTGCAGGACGGCTACGCCGTGGAGCAGGCACCCGTGCTCGAGGTATTCGATCGCCCCCAGCATCCGTATACGCGCGAACTGTTGCGGGCCCGCCCCGTCGTCGGCGCCGACGGTCCCCCACCGCCCGCCGACGACGCCGAAACACTGCTCAATGTCCAGGGCCTCGATGTGCGATTCGAGGTGAACACGCCGGTCGGAGCGTCGGTGGTCCAGGCGGTGAAGGGGCTGTCGTTCGCGATCCGCCGCGGCACGACCCTCGGCCTCGTCGGTGAATCGGGTTCGGGTAAGTCGACGGTCGCCGCCACGCTCACCGGCCTCGTCAAACCCGATGCGGGCACAGCGAAACTAGGCGACTCCGACATATTCGGTGTGCGGGGATCCGCCGAGAAAGCACTGCGCAGGCGGATCAGTCTGGTGTTCCAGGATCCGTTCTCGACATTGAATCCCCGCAGCCGGGTCGGCACGGCGATCGAGGAACCACTGCGGGTGCACCGCGTGGTAGAGGGCAAGAGGGCGCGCCGGGCACGTGTCGACGAGCTGCTCGAACTCGTCGGACTGCCAACGTCGTTCGCGTCCCGGTATCCGCACGAGCTGTCCGGCGGTGAACGACAGCGGGTCAGCATCGCGCGGGCCTTGGCCGGCGAACCCGAGCTGCTCGTCCTCGACGAAGCGACTGCGTCGCTGGATGTTTCGGTGCAGGCGCGGGTCCTGGATCTGCTTGCTCGGCTGCAACAGGATTTGGGATTGACGTATCTGTTCATCGCCCACGACCTCGCCGTCGTACAGCAGGTCAGCCACGACGTCCTGGTGCTGCGGGGCGGTGAGGCCGTCGAGTACCGTTCCGCCGCCGAGCTGTTCAGCGCCCCCGAACACGACTACACCCGAAAGCTACTCGCCGCGGTGCCTCCGGAGCGACCCCGGGCCTGCACCTGA
- a CDS encoding NAD(P)H-dependent amine dehydrogenase family protein, which translates to MTVDSQKKRIVIYGTGFVGQMVIAEIVKHPLFELVGVGVSNPDKVGRDVGEVCGLGTTLGITATDDIDALIALKPDALVHYGPTAAHAEENINLITRFLRAGIDVCSTAMTPWVWPTMHLNPPHWIEPITAACELGEASCFTTGIDPGFANDLFPMTLMGLCSEVRTVRASELLDYTNYTGDYEREMGIGRPPEKKAMLETPDILVFAWGGTVPMIAHAAGIMLDEITTTYDKWVTPNERKSAKGVIPAGNVAAVRFTINGLYQGETRIQLEHVNRIGDDAAPDWPTGNQNDVYRVDIEGTPSIFQETAFRFTDGSGRDAAAAGCLATGMRALNAVPAVNDLSPGWLTALDLPLIPGMGTIR; encoded by the coding sequence GTGACTGTGGACTCTCAGAAGAAGCGGATCGTCATCTACGGCACTGGCTTCGTCGGCCAGATGGTGATCGCCGAGATCGTCAAGCACCCGTTGTTCGAGTTGGTCGGCGTCGGCGTCAGCAACCCCGACAAAGTCGGCCGTGACGTCGGAGAGGTCTGCGGTCTCGGCACGACCCTGGGAATCACCGCCACCGACGACATCGACGCGCTGATCGCGCTCAAACCCGACGCCCTGGTGCACTACGGACCCACCGCCGCGCACGCCGAGGAGAACATCAACCTCATCACCCGGTTCCTACGGGCGGGGATCGACGTCTGCTCGACAGCGATGACCCCGTGGGTGTGGCCGACCATGCACCTCAACCCGCCCCACTGGATCGAACCCATCACCGCGGCCTGTGAACTCGGCGAGGCGTCCTGTTTCACCACGGGCATCGATCCCGGCTTCGCCAACGACCTGTTCCCCATGACGCTGATGGGGCTGTGCTCGGAGGTCCGTACGGTCCGTGCTTCCGAACTGCTCGACTACACCAACTACACCGGCGACTACGAGCGTGAGATGGGGATCGGCAGGCCCCCCGAGAAGAAGGCCATGCTCGAAACCCCGGACATCCTCGTCTTCGCCTGGGGTGGAACAGTTCCCATGATCGCGCACGCCGCCGGCATCATGCTCGACGAGATCACCACGACCTATGACAAGTGGGTGACCCCCAACGAACGCAAGTCCGCCAAGGGCGTCATCCCCGCGGGGAACGTCGCGGCGGTGCGGTTCACGATAAACGGCCTCTACCAGGGCGAGACCCGCATCCAGCTCGAACATGTCAACCGGATCGGCGATGACGCCGCACCCGACTGGCCGACCGGCAACCAGAACGACGTCTACCGCGTCGATATCGAGGGCACGCCGAGCATCTTCCAGGAGACCGCCTTCAGGTTCACCGACGGCTCCGGGCGCGACGCCGCGGCCGCCGGATGCCTCGCCACCGGTATGCGCGCGCTCAACGCGGTGCCCGCCGTCAACGACCTGTCCCCCGGCTGGCTCACCGCACTCGATCTACCACTGATTCCAGGGATGGGGACCATCCGCTGA
- a CDS encoding DUF4185 domain-containing protein produces MLNGKVVDLTGPGLTERWGVTCADLGASVVAPNGKLVSVFGDTFSGRKVGEGDWRSPVVLIGTGDADHEIVYERAGGADPDYARQLWHYIHDDASTGWTRGGVSTVIPSDLLRVDDSIYLHAIVNRGFGNVAWTEIWRSDDSGVSWAPMGRQAKFPAARHDGHAQCWSWDFDPDDGWVYVVATGFQRDKGIILMRVRPSNIGDRTRYASWGLAGGHWRWGEVATPITPVGEKWGELTFRRVARGKWILGGFLASKYALGYRVVESPVANLHTTPLQTPVLGSAWHGEDHVANRVAQLYGGYVLPGSRLDIEGGVGLVVSQWNTADGWPYRAMQFKAGLRDTTKTPDPSDPINL; encoded by the coding sequence CTGCTCAACGGGAAGGTCGTCGACCTGACCGGTCCGGGCCTTACCGAGCGCTGGGGGGTTACCTGCGCCGATCTCGGGGCATCGGTCGTCGCGCCGAACGGAAAGCTGGTGTCCGTCTTCGGCGACACCTTCTCGGGTCGCAAGGTCGGCGAGGGGGACTGGCGCTCACCAGTCGTGCTGATCGGCACCGGCGACGCCGACCATGAAATCGTGTACGAGCGGGCCGGCGGAGCCGACCCCGACTACGCCCGACAGCTGTGGCACTACATCCACGACGACGCGTCCACGGGGTGGACCCGCGGCGGCGTCAGCACCGTTATCCCCTCCGATCTGCTTCGTGTCGACGACTCGATCTATCTGCACGCCATCGTCAACCGCGGCTTCGGCAACGTCGCATGGACGGAGATCTGGCGTTCCGACGACAGCGGTGTCTCGTGGGCGCCCATGGGGCGCCAGGCGAAGTTCCCGGCCGCGCGCCACGACGGCCATGCGCAGTGCTGGTCGTGGGACTTCGACCCCGACGACGGCTGGGTTTATGTCGTGGCCACGGGTTTTCAGCGCGACAAGGGCATCATCCTGATGCGCGTGCGGCCCTCGAACATCGGTGACCGAACGCGCTACGCGAGTTGGGGTTTGGCCGGCGGACATTGGAGGTGGGGTGAGGTGGCCACGCCGATCACCCCGGTCGGTGAGAAGTGGGGAGAGCTGACGTTCCGCCGGGTGGCCCGGGGCAAGTGGATTCTCGGCGGGTTTCTCGCATCGAAGTATGCGCTGGGCTACCGGGTCGTGGAATCGCCTGTGGCCAACCTGCATACGACGCCGTTGCAGACGCCGGTGCTCGGCTCGGCGTGGCATGGCGAGGACCACGTGGCGAATCGGGTCGCGCAGCTGTACGGCGGTTACGTGCTGCCCGGATCTCGACTCGACATCGAAGGCGGTGTGGGACTGGTGGTCTCGCAGTGGAACACCGCCGACGGGTGGCCGTACCGTGCGATGCAGTTCAAGGCAGGGTTGCGGGATACGACGAAGACGCCGGATCCGTCGGATCCGATCAACCTGTAG
- a CDS encoding potassium channel family protein yields the protein MSSAPPERTHNRRLERWEQRVEWPLAGIAALFLVAYSVQVLARPPEHVDRVLESVNATLYLAFVIDYVVRLCLARRRVRWFIGHLADLAIVALPFLRPLRLLRLVVLFKVLQRAAGDAIRGRVIVYTACSAVLLIYVASLAVLDAERVDARSDITSFGRAVWWAITTVTTVGYGDLSPVTVTGRVIAVLLMIGGISLVGVVTATLASWIVQRVAEEDEANQAATSAQIDELRAEIKRLADTVHNDGSEERRFPAHTDHPGPVGGRREDARR from the coding sequence ATGTCGTCCGCTCCCCCTGAACGAACGCACAATCGCCGACTGGAACGCTGGGAACAGCGTGTCGAGTGGCCATTGGCCGGGATCGCGGCCCTGTTCCTGGTGGCGTACTCGGTTCAGGTGCTGGCTCGCCCGCCCGAGCATGTCGATCGTGTGCTGGAGTCGGTGAACGCCACCCTGTATCTGGCGTTCGTCATCGACTACGTGGTGCGGCTGTGCCTGGCGCGCCGGCGTGTGCGGTGGTTCATCGGCCACCTGGCCGACCTGGCGATCGTCGCGCTACCGTTCCTGCGCCCGTTGCGACTGTTGCGATTGGTCGTGCTGTTCAAAGTTCTGCAGCGAGCGGCCGGGGACGCCATCCGCGGCCGCGTCATTGTCTACACGGCCTGCAGCGCCGTGCTGCTGATCTACGTCGCGTCGCTAGCGGTGCTTGATGCCGAAAGAGTGGACGCGCGCTCCGACATCACCTCGTTCGGCCGCGCGGTGTGGTGGGCGATCACGACCGTGACCACGGTCGGTTATGGCGATCTTTCGCCCGTCACCGTCACGGGCAGGGTCATCGCCGTCCTGCTGATGATCGGCGGCATCAGCCTGGTCGGTGTTGTCACCGCGACGTTGGCGTCGTGGATCGTGCAGCGGGTCGCCGAAGAAGACGAGGCCAATCAGGCGGCTACCTCGGCGCAGATCGACGAGCTGCGGGCGGAGATCAAACGGCTCGCGGATACCGTGCACAACGACGGGAGCGAGGAGCGGCGTTTCCCCGCGCACACTGACCACCCAGGTCCGGTGGGCGGTAGGCGGGAAGACGCTAGACGGTGA
- a CDS encoding ABC transporter permease has protein sequence MTADTDTRVSSWRLLLGNPVTVVSGAILIVIAVVALTANWIAPFGVNDVNVPDALQGPSGAHWFGTDELGRDVFSRVLVATQASLRVAVISVAFAVVVGVTIGVVSGYRGGWLDTIFMRVVDVMFAFPVLLLALAVVAILGPGMTTTILAIGIVYTPIFARVSRASTLSVRVEPYVSVSRSMGTGHLFILGRHIVPNIAGPLVVQTSLSLAFAILSEAALSFLGLGIQPPQPSLGRMIFDSQGFVTMAWWMAVFPGAAIFVTVLAFNLLGDGLRDVLDPKQRTMIEARRQQ, from the coding sequence ATGACCGCCGACACCGATACGCGGGTGTCCTCGTGGCGCCTGCTGCTGGGCAACCCCGTCACCGTTGTCAGCGGGGCGATCCTCATCGTCATCGCCGTCGTAGCGCTCACCGCGAATTGGATTGCGCCCTTTGGCGTCAACGATGTCAATGTGCCTGACGCGCTCCAGGGTCCCAGCGGCGCGCACTGGTTCGGCACCGACGAACTGGGCCGCGACGTGTTCTCCCGCGTGCTCGTCGCAACGCAGGCATCGCTACGGGTTGCGGTGATCAGCGTCGCGTTCGCTGTCGTCGTCGGCGTGACCATCGGCGTCGTGTCCGGTTACCGCGGCGGCTGGCTGGACACGATCTTCATGCGCGTCGTCGACGTCATGTTCGCGTTCCCCGTCCTGCTGCTAGCCCTCGCGGTGGTCGCGATTCTGGGCCCCGGTATGACGACCACGATCCTCGCGATCGGCATCGTCTACACGCCGATCTTCGCCCGAGTCTCGCGCGCCAGCACGCTGAGTGTTCGTGTCGAACCCTATGTTTCGGTGTCCCGCAGCATGGGCACCGGTCACCTCTTCATTCTCGGCAGGCACATCGTGCCGAACATCGCCGGACCGCTGGTAGTGCAGACGTCGTTGTCGCTGGCGTTCGCGATCCTGTCGGAGGCGGCACTCTCGTTCTTGGGTCTCGGCATTCAGCCCCCGCAGCCGTCGCTGGGTCGGATGATCTTCGACTCGCAGGGGTTCGTCACCATGGCGTGGTGGATGGCGGTCTTTCCCGGCGCCGCGATCTTCGTGACGGTGCTCGCGTTCAACCTACTGGGCGACGGTCTGCGTGACGTCCTCGATCCCAAGCAGCGCACCATGATCGAGGCACGGAGACAGCAGTGA
- a CDS encoding ABC transporter substrate-binding protein has translation MRRLAVWVAVVALLCGLTACSTGQRVDLGGESSGNLIAAIAGEPDQLDPHKTSAYFSFEVLENVFDTLVEPDANLEMRPALAESWTVSPDQLVWTFRLRPRVTFHDGSPFTADDVVYSYRRIIDEQLTNVDKFSAVTDVSAPDAETVVIRLEQPTPNLLTNIGGFKGMAIVQRANVESGEIATHPIGTGPFSFSGQKSGDSITLKANPSFWGGPPSVSGVTYRFISEPTTALSALQAGEVDWTDSIPPQRVAQLRDDDSVNLAVTASNDYWYLALNEARRPWKDVRVRQAVAFGIDRDAIVTATSYGTAAANQLAIPEGNPWYTDYHRYGYDIEKAKGLLQEAGVTDTDLDMLVTSEYPETVTAAQVIADNLAPLGITVSIRTVDFATWLDEQNNGNFDMLMMGWLGNIDPDDFYYAQHHTDGTSNAQKFSDPEVDRLLDAGRVETNREARGDVYARAATKIADEVSYIYLYNPSVIQAWNTNVSGFESRRDGAVRFRHVELNQGQTQ, from the coding sequence ATGAGACGACTGGCGGTGTGGGTCGCTGTCGTCGCCCTTTTGTGCGGCCTTACTGCGTGCTCGACCGGCCAGCGGGTGGATCTCGGCGGTGAGTCGTCCGGCAACCTCATCGCCGCCATCGCGGGCGAACCCGATCAGCTCGACCCCCACAAGACCAGCGCATACTTCTCGTTCGAGGTCCTCGAAAACGTCTTCGACACGCTGGTCGAACCGGATGCCAACCTCGAGATGCGACCGGCACTGGCCGAATCGTGGACCGTCAGCCCCGACCAGCTGGTCTGGACGTTCCGCCTGCGGCCGCGTGTCACCTTTCACGACGGCAGCCCGTTCACCGCGGACGATGTCGTGTACTCGTATCGCCGCATCATCGACGAGCAGCTGACCAACGTCGACAAGTTCAGCGCAGTCACCGATGTCAGCGCCCCCGACGCCGAGACCGTCGTGATCCGTCTCGAGCAGCCGACACCGAACCTGCTGACCAACATCGGCGGCTTCAAGGGCATGGCGATCGTGCAACGTGCCAATGTCGAGAGCGGCGAGATCGCCACGCATCCGATTGGTACGGGCCCGTTCTCGTTCAGCGGTCAGAAGAGCGGCGATTCCATCACCCTCAAGGCGAATCCGTCGTTCTGGGGTGGCCCGCCGAGCGTTTCGGGGGTGACGTACCGCTTCATCTCCGAGCCGACGACGGCGCTTTCGGCGCTGCAGGCCGGCGAGGTCGACTGGACCGACTCGATCCCGCCTCAACGGGTGGCGCAGCTACGCGACGACGACTCGGTGAACCTGGCCGTCACCGCAAGCAACGATTACTGGTATCTCGCGCTCAACGAGGCGCGCAGACCCTGGAAGGACGTGCGGGTCCGTCAGGCCGTCGCCTTTGGCATCGATCGGGACGCGATCGTGACCGCCACCAGTTACGGCACCGCTGCGGCGAACCAGCTCGCGATCCCCGAGGGCAATCCCTGGTACACCGACTATCACCGCTACGGCTACGACATCGAGAAGGCCAAGGGTCTGCTGCAGGAAGCTGGGGTGACCGACACCGACCTCGACATGCTGGTCACCAGCGAATACCCGGAGACGGTGACGGCCGCGCAGGTCATCGCGGACAACCTTGCGCCACTTGGCATCACGGTGAGCATCCGCACCGTCGACTTCGCCACCTGGCTGGACGAGCAGAACAACGGCAACTTCGACATGCTCATGATGGGCTGGCTCGGCAATATCGATCCCGACGACTTCTACTACGCACAGCACCACACCGACGGCACCAGCAATGCTCAGAAATTCTCCGATCCGGAGGTCGACCGACTGCTCGACGCCGGACGGGTCGAGACTAATCGCGAAGCGCGCGGCGATGTTTACGCCCGCGCGGCGACGAAGATCGCCGACGAGGTCAGCTACATCTACCTCTACAACCCATCCGTGATCCAGGCGTGGAACACCAACGTCTCCGGCTTCGAGTCACGGCGCGACGGCGCAGTCCGGTTCCGCCACGTCGAACTCAATCAAGGCCAGACACAGTGA